A single Vibrio sp. YMD68 DNA region contains:
- a CDS encoding LPD25 domain-containing protein: MNSQNIETPVSPQQHQPQDERAEVSAPIFPITVYVHWSESRAFDSDTEYDFADFEAKALEVAKTNPLGGYDKTKVTVTFDNEHQHECRLDLGCGGNDQGFAEHCLSTLNYYHIHKEEADKRWLHDKHHQQLIRFIRTYALDCTNVDLGRMQIKQIEAQAKAQEAAKEAAKQQEREEAWREHQQAEEAFQEALEVPIWAKGVIVATLTDYDAEISEPYAGEFHTKTLKTIILAWSKHNRHLFSEMRKASLNHPETAFLNDKEKSVEHRERFSMGEGYYLTDTKYLRYGWKIKKISFYRTENKARYVPLGELAIPE, encoded by the coding sequence ATGAACAGTCAAAACATTGAAACACCAGTAAGCCCACAACAGCACCAACCTCAAGATGAAAGAGCTGAGGTCTCAGCCCCTATTTTTCCCATCACCGTTTATGTTCATTGGTCAGAATCCAGAGCCTTTGATTCTGACACCGAGTATGATTTTGCAGATTTTGAAGCCAAAGCGTTAGAAGTGGCCAAGACCAATCCATTAGGCGGGTACGATAAAACCAAAGTGACGGTCACCTTTGATAATGAGCACCAACACGAATGCCGCTTAGATTTAGGCTGTGGGGGTAATGACCAAGGATTTGCAGAGCACTGTTTAAGCACGCTCAATTACTACCATATACACAAAGAAGAAGCCGATAAGCGGTGGCTGCATGACAAGCACCACCAGCAGCTCATCCGATTCATTAGGACGTACGCATTGGACTGTACAAACGTTGATTTGGGTCGAATGCAGATTAAGCAGATTGAAGCGCAAGCCAAAGCACAGGAGGCAGCAAAAGAAGCAGCCAAACAACAGGAGCGGGAAGAAGCATGGCGCGAGCACCAACAAGCGGAGGAGGCGTTCCAAGAGGCTCTGGAAGTACCGATATGGGCTAAAGGTGTGATTGTGGCGACACTCACCGACTATGATGCAGAAATCAGTGAGCCGTATGCGGGTGAGTTTCATACCAAAACGTTAAAGACCATCATACTGGCATGGTCGAAGCACAACAGACATCTGTTTTCGGAAATGCGTAAAGCGAGCCTCAATCATCCAGAGACGGCCTTTCTGAATGACAAAGAGAAAAGTGTGGAGCATCGAGAGCGGTTTTCAATGGGAGAAGGCTACTATCTGACCGACACTAAGTATTTACGCTATGGCTGGAAGATAAAGAAAATCAGCTTTTATCGAACAGAAAACAAGGCGCGATACGTGCCATTAGGTGAGCTGGCGATACCTGAATAA
- the radC gene encoding DNA repair protein RadC: MPTHLPIATYEFPAPVTAMQVLEKAADILAQSFEVGDAYTNPSNVKQFLGCKLAHYEREVFAVMFLDNQHQLIAFDELFQGTVDAASVYPREVVKAALKHNASAVIFSHNHPSGVAEPSQADRKITRRLVDALALIDVRVLDHIVIGKESVSFAERGWL, translated from the coding sequence ATGCCTACCCACTTACCCATTGCAACCTATGAGTTTCCTGCGCCTGTTACGGCCATGCAAGTACTCGAAAAAGCCGCCGATATCTTAGCTCAAAGCTTTGAAGTCGGTGATGCCTACACAAACCCCAGTAACGTTAAACAGTTTCTCGGTTGTAAACTCGCGCATTATGAGCGTGAAGTGTTTGCCGTGATGTTTCTGGATAACCAACATCAACTGATAGCCTTTGATGAGCTGTTTCAAGGTACGGTGGATGCCGCCTCCGTGTACCCCCGTGAAGTCGTGAAAGCCGCGCTTAAGCATAATGCATCAGCGGTTATCTTTTCACACAATCACCCATCTGGTGTCGCTGAGCCATCTCAAGCTGATAGAAAGATTACCCGCCGTCTCGTCGATGCCTTAGCGTTAATTGACGTTCGTGTGCTGGACCATATTGTGATTGGCAAAGAAAGCGTCTCTTTTGCCGAGCGAGGGTGGTTGTGA
- a CDS encoding DUF2787 family protein, with protein MNTVVSCYDNEVTLLPSLVECLSAALDSAPRPINVDKLSVSFRHTPYYQTRRGTHPVEVRLERHDQQWRVVFIASFAYPDDTHRSVTPELYFNFKRGWFYQPDIKGCELARPEVMDVLLSWSRMFCRQLMDEHFDDVRFTKVKT; from the coding sequence ATGAATACTGTTGTGTCTTGCTATGACAATGAGGTGACTTTATTACCTTCATTGGTTGAGTGTTTAAGTGCGGCGCTGGACAGTGCCCCAAGACCTATCAATGTCGATAAGCTCTCCGTGAGCTTTCGTCATACGCCTTACTATCAAACTCGTCGTGGCACTCATCCTGTTGAAGTGCGTTTAGAGCGTCATGACCAGCAGTGGCGTGTGGTGTTTATCGCCAGCTTTGCTTATCCCGATGACACGCACCGCAGTGTGACACCAGAGTTGTACTTTAACTTCAAACGCGGCTGGTTTTATCAGCCAGACATCAAAGGCTGTGAGCTCGCTAGGCCTGAAGTCATGGATGTCTTGCTCAGTTGGTCTCGGATGTTTTGTCGTCAGTTAATGGATGAACATTTTGATGATGTGAGGTTTACCAAGGTGAAAACATGA
- a CDS encoding type VI secretion system PAAR protein, whose translation MAKGALVGDIGSGHDGFPPTPIISGSSTVKIDGRAVARQGDPLEPHDKPKHPKHPRAIKEGSKTVIIDGKPAARVGDAISCGGIIVGGSSVNIG comes from the coding sequence ATGGCAAAAGGCGCACTTGTTGGAGATATTGGCTCTGGGCATGATGGGTTTCCACCTACGCCCATTATATCAGGCTCATCAACGGTTAAGATTGATGGCCGAGCAGTGGCAAGGCAAGGCGATCCACTAGAGCCTCACGATAAGCCCAAGCACCCTAAACACCCAAGAGCCATCAAAGAAGGTTCAAAAACAGTCATAATTGATGGTAAGCCTGCTGCACGTGTCGGTGATGCTATCTCATGTGGTGGCATCATTGTTGGTGGCTCTTCAGTGAATATAGGTTAG
- a CDS encoding type I restriction endonuclease subunit R: MITEDQLEQQCINWFTDQGYLYKSGYDIAPDGDSPERDDYHQVVLKQRLLNQLEIINPELPIEALNDVVNTVSSPDTPILIKNNRGFHKFVIEGVPVEYTAVEDGESKTKHTHAQLMDFTTPDNNEFLIVNQFTITGTKGNRRPDVVVFINGLPISVIELKNPADEHADIWNAFNQLQTYKDEISDLFVFNEALIVSDGWTARVGSLTANKERFLPWKTVATEDDRPLLEFQLETMVRGFFKQDLLLDYIRYFVLFETDNDKIIKKIAGYHQFHAVRAAVEATVRAANTSGNFLESTIPALEKIKQGSGKAGVVWHTQGSGKSISMVCYASKLLQQASMNNPTIVVVTDRNDLDGQLYNTFGMAQETLKQIPQQADDRDALRELLFNRQSGGIIFTTIQKFALLDEETEHPRLSERSNIVVVSDEAHRSQYGNKSKMVEVKDKNGTVTGHKYVYGYSKYMRDALPNASFIGFTGTPIAMDDKDTRGVFGEYVSIYDIQDAVDDGATVPIYYESRLAKLDINQDEIEQLNDKVEDEIGEDEETADREKVKSEWATLEKLVGAEPRIEQVAKDLVEHFTTRTSTFPGKAMIVAMSREICVDLYNAIVAIKPDWHHPDTDKGAIKIVMTGSASDKEKMQPHIHDKKTKKLFEKRYKDTDDELQLVIVRDMWLTGFDAPCCHTMYIDKPMKGHNLMQAIARVNRVFKDKPGGLVVDYIGIANELKNALKTYTNSQGKGQPTVDTAEAFAVLMEKVDIIRGMFATPVDGYVFNYRPDFETDALRLLPGAAGHLSGLSHTDSNGKEVRDGKRRFLDVMAALGKAYSLCNTMDETRGYKNEIAFYSAIKAAFLKHTTVDKKRSDEERNSALKHILDNAVIADGVDDIFSMVGLDKPNIGLLSEEFLEDVKSMKEKNLAVELLEKLLRDEVKSRMKNDVVQEKKYSERIMSTLQKYHNRSIETAQVIEELIQWAKEMQEDSELLDKLKLSVDEIAFYRALVENESSVRELGDDALRNLAIELTKQLRKSATVDWQKRESVRARMRNLVRRLLRRWKYPPDAAEEAIKLVLEQAEVLADGWYK, translated from the coding sequence ATGATTACTGAAGACCAGTTAGAGCAACAGTGTATTAATTGGTTTACTGATCAAGGTTACCTCTATAAAAGTGGCTACGACATCGCGCCTGATGGTGACTCTCCAGAGCGTGACGATTACCACCAAGTCGTTTTAAAGCAGCGCCTATTAAATCAGTTAGAAATTATTAACCCCGAGCTGCCTATTGAAGCTCTGAATGATGTGGTTAATACGGTATCTTCCCCCGACACGCCCATTCTTATTAAAAACAACCGAGGCTTCCACAAGTTTGTGATTGAAGGGGTGCCTGTTGAATACACGGCTGTTGAAGATGGTGAATCGAAAACGAAGCATACTCATGCTCAGCTAATGGATTTTACAACGCCTGATAACAATGAATTCCTTATCGTGAATCAGTTTACGATTACAGGTACTAAAGGCAATCGTCGACCTGATGTTGTTGTGTTCATTAACGGGCTACCAATCTCAGTCATCGAGCTAAAAAACCCAGCAGATGAACATGCCGATATTTGGAATGCGTTTAATCAGCTTCAAACCTACAAAGACGAAATCTCAGATCTGTTTGTTTTCAATGAAGCGTTAATTGTCAGCGATGGTTGGACGGCACGCGTTGGTTCATTAACGGCAAATAAGGAGCGATTCTTACCTTGGAAAACCGTCGCCACAGAAGACGATAGACCGCTGTTAGAGTTTCAATTAGAAACCATGGTTCGTGGCTTTTTCAAGCAAGATTTATTGCTCGATTACATTCGTTATTTTGTGTTGTTTGAAACCGACAACGACAAAATTATCAAGAAGATTGCGGGCTATCACCAGTTCCACGCGGTGAGAGCGGCGGTTGAGGCGACGGTTCGTGCTGCTAATACCTCAGGTAACTTCCTAGAGAGTACAATTCCAGCGCTAGAAAAGATCAAGCAAGGCAGTGGTAAGGCAGGGGTTGTTTGGCATACGCAAGGGAGTGGTAAAAGTATCTCTATGGTTTGCTACGCGAGTAAGTTGTTACAGCAAGCCTCAATGAATAATCCGACAATCGTGGTGGTCACTGACCGAAATGATCTCGACGGTCAGCTTTACAACACCTTTGGGATGGCACAAGAAACGTTAAAGCAAATACCTCAACAAGCGGATGACCGTGATGCATTACGTGAACTGCTTTTCAATCGCCAATCTGGCGGCATCATATTCACGACGATTCAAAAGTTCGCTTTATTAGATGAAGAGACAGAGCATCCTCGACTATCTGAGCGAAGTAATATCGTGGTGGTTTCTGATGAAGCCCACCGTAGCCAGTATGGCAATAAATCGAAGATGGTTGAAGTGAAGGACAAAAACGGCACTGTAACGGGTCACAAGTACGTCTATGGATATTCCAAGTATATGCGTGACGCATTGCCTAATGCTTCGTTCATTGGCTTTACAGGCACGCCTATCGCAATGGATGACAAAGACACCCGTGGTGTTTTTGGTGAGTACGTCTCTATCTACGATATTCAAGATGCCGTTGATGATGGTGCCACGGTGCCTATCTACTACGAATCTCGCCTCGCTAAGCTTGATATTAACCAAGATGAAATTGAGCAGCTTAACGATAAAGTTGAAGATGAAATCGGTGAAGATGAAGAAACGGCAGATCGTGAAAAAGTAAAATCAGAATGGGCAACATTAGAAAAGTTGGTAGGCGCTGAGCCTCGCATTGAACAAGTTGCAAAAGATCTGGTTGAGCACTTCACTACTCGAACATCGACATTTCCCGGTAAAGCCATGATTGTAGCGATGAGCCGAGAAATCTGTGTCGATCTCTACAATGCTATTGTGGCGATTAAGCCTGATTGGCATCACCCAGATACCGATAAAGGTGCAATTAAAATTGTGATGACTGGCTCTGCATCAGACAAAGAGAAGATGCAGCCTCATATTCACGATAAGAAAACCAAAAAACTATTCGAGAAGCGCTACAAAGATACTGACGATGAGCTTCAACTCGTTATCGTTCGAGATATGTGGCTAACAGGATTCGATGCACCTTGTTGCCATACCATGTACATCGATAAACCAATGAAAGGGCACAACCTGATGCAGGCGATTGCTCGTGTTAACCGTGTATTTAAAGACAAGCCCGGTGGTTTGGTTGTCGATTATATAGGTATCGCTAATGAACTTAAAAATGCACTAAAGACCTATACCAACAGTCAAGGTAAGGGGCAGCCAACAGTCGATACAGCAGAAGCATTTGCAGTATTGATGGAGAAGGTTGATATTATTCGAGGGATGTTTGCTACGCCGGTAGATGGCTATGTCTTTAACTATCGCCCTGATTTTGAAACAGACGCACTACGATTACTTCCAGGCGCCGCAGGTCACTTATCCGGGTTGTCACATACCGATAGCAATGGCAAAGAGGTTCGTGATGGTAAGCGCCGTTTTCTTGATGTTATGGCTGCATTAGGTAAAGCTTATTCGTTGTGTAATACCATGGATGAGACTCGCGGCTATAAAAATGAAATAGCATTTTACTCGGCGATTAAAGCTGCATTTCTTAAGCACACGACAGTTGACAAAAAACGCTCAGATGAAGAGCGAAACTCCGCTCTAAAACACATTCTCGATAACGCGGTCATCGCGGATGGCGTTGATGATATTTTTTCAATGGTTGGTCTAGATAAACCTAACATTGGTTTGCTTTCTGAAGAGTTCTTAGAAGATGTTAAGAGCATGAAGGAAAAGAACTTAGCTGTTGAACTTCTTGAAAAGCTGCTTCGTGATGAGGTTAAATCTCGCATGAAGAACGACGTCGTACAGGAGAAGAAATACTCTGAACGTATTATGTCGACGCTGCAAAAATACCATAACCGCAGTATTGAAACAGCTCAGGTTATTGAAGAGTTGATCCAGTGGGCAAAGGAAATGCAAGAGGATTCAGAGCTTCTGGATAAGTTAAAGCTTTCCGTTGATGAAATCGCTTTCTACCGTGCTCTGGTTGAAAACGAGTCTTCAGTTCGTGAGCTTGGTGATGATGCTTTACGTAATTTGGCAATTGAACTAACCAAACAACTTCGTAAGTCAGCCACAGTTGACTGGCAGAAGCGAGAAAGCGTACGAGCGCGTATGCGAAACCTTGTGCGTCGACTGCTGCGTCGATGGAAGTATCCACCCGATGCGGCAGAAGAGGCGATTAAGCTTGTTCTTGAACAAGCTGAGGTACTCGCAGACGGATGGTATAAATAA
- a CDS encoding lipase, producing MEMYNHCVLCNPEVNWLEVEFRSENDEPINNLIVTITNPSTLQTHTMTAYQGYCVFGHIAAGEWVISVETENLLTTVEQYKSRKEGEPSPVKARAEKELGAAHKNDKKYHLVSVGDLWETPPEDTFLTEHHSAIMSNVRAELNGVRGWHNATVVLEIKALRSYMPMIVDTDEFNLINSYTFALLSKLAYATDKLSVDDGESTNTNGAIDTVTTQLRERKTPAYCSNLAAKWVVKEIPYSQALKYSYYADDTVGAEGYILFNDDIAIIGVRGSEPYFEDRNSTKDTQLLKIVKAASGIQALVVDKLGNIIQSPGMQDFVKTNLDAAQIAPPEFGGAYVHRGFYQYAMALWEKIQLNVNDFENKRIHICGHSLGGAGALILSSLINDKVNFEKLRLYTYGMPRTGTRSFVQRYQDILHYRHVNNHDLVPQVPMIWVNTSATEKFELSDIFSSGVTLAKKMISDNDGDNYLHHGQLSQLITYAKPNQVLLSPRQTQITMLDIAKMAKNDSVALVDGLTDASIADHGMEFYIPNLLAQLQNLSKESLYNHYQGIIAYLADTINDQQRGYLKTKNSLAEALGNPYSPVNQAYITRLKQELSISEAQLDNQHQVKQELTSIMNNPERLPLSLLLLSNQSLSEEIKEQLK from the coding sequence ATTGAAATGTACAACCACTGCGTCTTGTGTAATCCAGAGGTTAACTGGTTAGAAGTGGAGTTTCGCAGTGAAAACGATGAGCCAATTAACAACTTAATCGTGACTATTACTAACCCAAGCACGCTGCAAACCCACACGATGACCGCTTATCAGGGATATTGTGTGTTTGGTCATATTGCCGCTGGAGAATGGGTAATCAGTGTCGAAACCGAAAACCTCCTAACCACGGTTGAACAATACAAAAGTCGCAAGGAGGGAGAGCCATCCCCTGTAAAAGCAAGAGCAGAAAAGGAACTCGGCGCGGCTCATAAAAATGACAAAAAATACCATTTGGTTAGTGTCGGGGATTTATGGGAGACGCCCCCCGAAGACACCTTTCTGACGGAGCATCACAGCGCAATCATGAGTAATGTGCGTGCAGAGCTGAATGGGGTTCGAGGGTGGCACAACGCGACCGTTGTACTAGAGATAAAGGCACTACGCAGCTACATGCCGATGATTGTGGATACCGATGAGTTTAACCTCATCAATAGTTATACTTTTGCTTTGTTGTCAAAGCTGGCTTATGCGACAGATAAACTCAGTGTTGATGATGGAGAATCAACAAATACTAACGGCGCTATTGATACTGTGACAACACAATTAAGAGAGCGAAAAACGCCTGCCTATTGCAGCAATTTAGCAGCAAAATGGGTCGTGAAAGAAATCCCATACAGTCAAGCGCTAAAGTACAGTTATTATGCTGATGACACTGTGGGTGCCGAAGGGTATATTCTGTTCAATGATGATATTGCTATAATTGGCGTGCGAGGCTCAGAGCCTTACTTTGAAGACAGAAACAGCACAAAAGACACTCAGTTACTAAAAATTGTAAAAGCCGCTTCTGGAATACAAGCTCTAGTAGTAGATAAACTAGGAAACATAATCCAATCTCCAGGCATGCAAGACTTCGTGAAAACAAATCTAGATGCAGCTCAAATTGCACCGCCTGAGTTTGGTGGAGCTTATGTCCATCGAGGGTTCTATCAATATGCGATGGCTTTATGGGAAAAAATACAGCTAAATGTAAACGATTTTGAAAATAAAAGAATACACATATGCGGACACAGCTTAGGTGGAGCTGGTGCACTAATTTTAAGTAGCCTCATTAACGATAAAGTTAATTTTGAAAAGTTGCGTTTATATACTTACGGTATGCCACGTACAGGAACGCGCAGCTTTGTGCAACGTTACCAAGATATTTTGCACTATCGACATGTGAATAACCATGACTTGGTTCCCCAAGTCCCTATGATTTGGGTAAATACAAGCGCAACTGAAAAATTTGAACTGTCCGATATTTTTAGTAGCGGTGTGACACTGGCTAAGAAGATGATCTCCGATAACGATGGTGACAATTATTTACATCATGGACAATTATCCCAACTGATCACTTACGCCAAACCCAATCAGGTTCTACTGTCACCAAGACAAACTCAAATCACGATGCTTGATATAGCAAAAATGGCTAAAAATGATTCCGTCGCACTGGTGGACGGCTTGACTGATGCCTCAATAGCCGATCACGGTATGGAGTTTTATATCCCTAACCTATTGGCTCAATTACAAAATCTAAGTAAAGAGAGTCTATATAATCATTACCAAGGCATTATTGCTTATTTAGCTGACACCATTAACGACCAACAACGTGGTTATTTGAAGACAAAGAATAGTTTAGCCGAAGCGTTAGGCAACCCCTACTCCCCTGTCAACCAAGCCTACATCACCCGGCTCAAACAAGAGCTATCAATCAGTGAGGCGCAGTTAGACAATCAGCACCAAGTAAAACAAGAGTTGACCAGTATCATGAACAACCCGGAGCGCTTGCCACTTAGTTTACTGTTGTTGTCAAATCAATCTTTATCTGAAGAAATCAAGGAGCAGTTAAAATGA
- a CDS encoding DUF2787 domain-containing protein yields the protein MSKQLLIRSQIGFLSTNIKASLLPVSDALIHSIVTTLAHQLTLDDELADSLIDADGIIFNFRDASYSAEKGGFHPVEICLNKHSDGAWHYSYITDFAYIGHHYPELERGLDFDFSRGEWFAHHQQGWAPIKEDSAAKELYQLWEHNFLAYMAMDAYDLITVGPQ from the coding sequence ATGTCTAAACAACTGTTAATCCGAAGCCAAATAGGGTTTCTTTCCACCAACATCAAAGCGTCATTGCTCCCTGTCTCTGATGCTCTGATACACTCTATTGTGACAACGCTAGCACACCAGCTTACGTTAGATGATGAGCTTGCTGATTCACTAATTGATGCTGACGGTATTATCTTCAACTTTCGAGATGCCAGTTACAGCGCTGAAAAGGGCGGCTTTCATCCGGTTGAAATTTGTCTCAATAAACACAGTGATGGCGCATGGCATTACAGCTACATCACGGACTTTGCTTATATCGGTCATCACTACCCTGAATTAGAGCGAGGACTCGATTTTGATTTCAGCCGAGGAGAATGGTTTGCCCACCACCAGCAAGGCTGGGCACCCATTAAAGAGGACAGTGCAGCAAAAGAGCTGTATCAGCTTTGGGAGCATAACTTTCTGGCGTACATGGCGATGGACGCCTATGACCTTATTACGGTGGGGCCTCAATGA
- a CDS encoding restriction endonuclease subunit S, with the protein MSFELHIPEGWSQVKLSDLGEVNRGRSRHRPRDAAHLYGGPYPFVQTGDVKASKGRVTQHSQTYSEEGLAQSRLWPKGTMCITIAANIAETGILTYPACFPDSVIGFIADESKCNVYFIEYVFRLLRKRIQAQATGSVQDNINLQTLERLLFPIPALEEQNRIAAVLGELDDKIHLNYEINQTLEHMAQAIFKSWFVDFEPVKAKMNGEQTEGMDAATASLFPEKLDSETGIPVGWSQGIIADIAKLNAKSWTKKNQPEQVHYVDLANTKNGVIETVTTFDFDEAPSRARRVLNSGDTIVGTVRPGNRSFAFIGETEQPLTGSTGFAVLSPKEEFWTSFVYLATTNDDTIDEYARLADGGAYPAIKPVVVADTPCVIPTTDIAQKFWQLTGSMLKKAHQNRLENEELAKLRDTLLPKLLSGEIDLDKAQNDT; encoded by the coding sequence ATGAGCTTTGAACTTCACATTCCTGAAGGGTGGTCTCAAGTAAAACTCAGCGATCTTGGTGAGGTTAATAGAGGGCGTTCACGTCATCGTCCACGAGATGCGGCTCATTTGTATGGTGGGCCTTACCCATTTGTTCAAACTGGTGATGTAAAAGCTTCTAAAGGTCGCGTTACTCAGCACTCTCAGACGTATAGCGAAGAGGGTTTAGCTCAGAGTCGATTGTGGCCAAAGGGGACTATGTGTATCACTATAGCCGCTAACATTGCAGAAACCGGAATACTAACTTACCCAGCATGTTTCCCCGACAGTGTTATTGGCTTTATTGCTGATGAATCAAAATGTAATGTTTACTTCATAGAGTACGTATTTCGATTATTAAGAAAGCGCATTCAGGCACAAGCTACTGGTAGTGTACAAGACAATATAAACCTTCAAACTCTTGAACGTTTGTTGTTTCCGATTCCTGCTCTAGAAGAGCAAAATCGTATTGCTGCGGTTTTAGGCGAGCTGGATGACAAGATTCACCTTAACTATGAGATTAACCAAACCCTAGAACATATGGCGCAAGCCATCTTCAAGTCATGGTTTGTCGATTTCGAACCAGTAAAAGCCAAGATGAATGGAGAGCAAACAGAGGGTATGGATGCGGCCACGGCCTCGCTCTTCCCAGAAAAGCTAGATAGTGAAACTGGTATCCCTGTCGGCTGGAGTCAGGGAATAATTGCAGATATCGCCAAACTCAATGCGAAATCATGGACAAAGAAAAACCAACCCGAACAAGTTCACTACGTTGACCTAGCAAACACAAAAAATGGTGTGATTGAAACTGTCACAACGTTTGACTTCGATGAAGCGCCCTCACGAGCTAGAAGAGTTTTGAACTCTGGGGATACCATTGTTGGCACGGTGCGTCCGGGAAATCGATCTTTTGCATTCATCGGTGAGACAGAGCAACCACTTACAGGCAGTACAGGTTTCGCCGTGTTATCGCCAAAGGAAGAGTTTTGGACGTCATTCGTTTACCTAGCTACTACCAATGATGACACTATTGATGAATATGCCCGTCTAGCAGATGGTGGTGCGTACCCTGCGATTAAGCCTGTAGTTGTTGCCGATACACCATGTGTAATCCCTACAACGGATATTGCTCAAAAATTCTGGCAGCTTACAGGTTCAATGTTGAAGAAAGCTCATCAAAATCGCCTTGAGAATGAAGAACTGGCTAAGCTACGCGACACGCTACTTCCTAAATTGCTTTCCGGCGAAATCGACTTAGACAAAGCTCAAAACGATACCTAA
- a CDS encoding class I SAM-dependent DNA methyltransferase — protein sequence MNQTEQQYLKELEGKLWNAADKLRSTLDAAQYKHAVLGLIFVKYVSDAFKLRQDEIKADIANPEHEYYLDPADYSEEELAAEIAIELEQRDFYTEKNVFWLPTESRWQFLQDNGPLVIGGAELDINGKAKKITSVGHLIDNALEGIERENPKKLKGALNKSYSSLKIDQAKLNELINLIATIPFVHADLNSKDILGHVYEYMLGQFALAEGKRGGAFYTPASIVTLIVEMIEPFEGRVYDPAMGSGGFFVQSEKFIERHANEKKVDALTQKQKISIYGQEYNHTTWQLAAMNMAIRGLDYDFGKEPASTYTNVQHPDLRADFIMANPPFNMKEWNTGVDDNDPRFKYGQPPSGNANFAWMQHMLHHLAPEGSQALLLANGSMSSTTNNEGTIRQALIENDLIECMVALPGQLFTNTQIPACIWFLTKNKSPRVDKAGRKLRGRKGEVLFIDARNLGFMKDRVLRDFSFDDIKKVADLFHAWKTGEEVHGLAYEDQAGFCKSATLEEIIKHDFVLTPGRYVGAAEEEDDGIPFGEKMVALTSKLSEQFAESATLEAEIKKNLAGLGYEL from the coding sequence ATGAATCAAACAGAACAACAGTATTTGAAAGAGCTTGAAGGCAAGCTTTGGAACGCCGCAGACAAGCTACGCTCAACGCTAGACGCCGCGCAGTACAAACACGCAGTGCTAGGTTTAATCTTCGTTAAATACGTCTCTGATGCGTTTAAGCTGCGTCAGGATGAGATCAAAGCTGACATTGCCAACCCTGAGCATGAATACTATTTGGATCCTGCTGATTACTCTGAAGAAGAGCTAGCGGCAGAGATTGCTATTGAGCTTGAACAGCGTGACTTCTACACAGAGAAAAACGTGTTCTGGCTACCAACTGAGTCGCGTTGGCAGTTCCTGCAAGATAACGGCCCATTGGTTATTGGTGGTGCTGAGCTGGATATCAATGGTAAAGCTAAGAAGATCACTTCTGTTGGCCATTTAATTGATAACGCACTTGAAGGCATTGAACGTGAAAATCCTAAGAAACTTAAAGGTGCTCTCAATAAGTCATATTCTTCATTAAAGATTGACCAAGCTAAGCTCAATGAGCTTATCAACCTGATTGCGACAATCCCGTTTGTTCATGCTGATCTAAACAGTAAAGACATCCTAGGTCATGTATACGAATACATGCTTGGTCAATTTGCACTGGCTGAGGGTAAGCGAGGCGGGGCTTTTTATACGCCAGCCTCTATCGTAACGCTGATCGTTGAAATGATTGAACCGTTTGAAGGCCGTGTCTATGACCCTGCAATGGGTTCTGGTGGTTTCTTTGTTCAATCAGAGAAGTTCATTGAACGTCATGCGAATGAGAAGAAAGTCGACGCACTAACGCAGAAACAGAAGATCTCTATTTACGGTCAAGAGTACAACCATACAACGTGGCAGCTAGCGGCGATGAACATGGCGATCCGTGGTCTTGATTATGACTTCGGTAAAGAGCCTGCAAGTACCTACACCAACGTACAGCACCCTGATCTTCGTGCTGACTTCATCATGGCTAACCCTCCATTCAACATGAAAGAGTGGAACACAGGTGTTGATGATAACGATCCGCGCTTCAAATACGGCCAACCTCCATCAGGTAATGCGAACTTCGCGTGGATGCAGCACATGCTTCACCATCTAGCACCTGAAGGCTCTCAGGCGCTTCTATTGGCAAACGGTTCTATGAGTTCAACAACCAACAACGAAGGCACCATTCGTCAGGCGTTAATTGAGAATGACTTAATTGAATGTATGGTGGCACTACCGGGTCAATTGTTCACCAATACTCAAATCCCAGCGTGTATCTGGTTCTTAACTAAGAACAAGAGCCCTCGCGTTGATAAAGCGGGTCGTAAGCTACGTGGACGTAAAGGTGAAGTGTTGTTTATCGATGCGCGTAACCTTGGTTTCATGAAAGATCGTGTATTACGTGATTTCAGCTTTGATGACATTAAGAAAGTAGCCGATTTATTTCATGCTTGGAAAACAGGTGAAGAAGTTCATGGCTTAGCTTATGAAGATCAGGCAGGTTTCTGTAAATCAGCAACGCTAGAAGAAATTATTAAACATGACTTCGTATTGACTCCGGGTCGTTATGTTGGTGCTGCTGAAGAAGAAGACGATGGTATTCCATTTGGTGAAAAGATGGTGGCGCTGACTTCAAAGCTAAGTGAGCAGTTTGCAGAATCAGCAACGCTAGAAGCTGAAATCAAGAAGAACCTAGCGGGGTTAGGTTATGAGCTTTGA